A stretch of the Danio rerio strain Tuebingen ecotype United States chromosome 18, GRCz12tu, whole genome shotgun sequence genome encodes the following:
- the olfcg3 gene encoding olfactory receptor CG3 isoform X1: MLLFLYTLLLFHHLHTKAGNTLCRIMGDPQYPLLSTDGDITIGALFPVHSTETLPSFEFTKQPQLLSCSSVYLRDFRLAQILIFAIEEINRSVQLLPNISIGYRIYDTCGSRQSTMSAIMGLMNGQEFGAGERCNGRSPIHAIIGESESSATVILSRTTGPFKIPVISHSASCECLSNKKDYPSFFRTMASDYHQSRALAYLVKDLGWSWVGAVSSDNEYGNYGMSIFLKIAQEVGICVEYYAKFYRTEAENLHKAVNMIKKGTAKVIVAFVSLPEMGILVDQLSIENITGLQMIGVKSWITVKSFITPSSFHVLKGSLGIAVKKISVEGFAEYAINEFWKKGFPCLKSEVNSSRYALSCSRYEDLFVLKSISEDVPEQRYASYVYKAVYAVAHSLHSLFNCKEHEGCEKDLTIQPQQVVEALKKVKFTIKTGDHVWFDSTGAAVAQYDVVNLQLDSYGSTLFKSVGYYDASLPPEQQFVLNTTNIIWAGGEKVRSVCSESCPPGTRKATQKGRPVCCYDCIQCADGEISNETDSNNCKQCPEEYWPNTEKSKCVLKIVEFLSFTELMGIVLVIFSLFGVTLTVLVTFLFYSKKDTPIVKANNSELSFLLLFSLTLCFLCSLTFIGRPTEWSCMLRHTTFGITFVLCISCILGKTIVVLMAFRATIPGNNMIKWFGPVQQRLSVLAFTLIQILICVVWLTISPPFPSKNIKYYKEKIILECSLGSTIGFWIVLGYIGLLAVLCFILAFLARTLPDNFNEAKFITFSILIFCAVWITFIPAYVSSPGKLTVAVEIFAILASSFGLLFCIFAPKCYIILFKPEQNTKQHIMGKTISKN; the protein is encoded by the exons ATGCTTCTCTTTCTTTACACACTCCTGCTTTTCCATCACCTTCACACTAAGGCTGGAAACACTCTTTGCCGAATAATGGGAGACCCTCAATATCCACTGCTTTCCACAGATGGAGACATAACTATTGGAGCTCTTTTTCCAGTCCACAGCACAGAAACATTGCCTTCATTTGAATTTACAAAACAACCTCAGCTTCTATCATGCTCCag TGTGTACCTGAGAGATTTTCGTCTGGCACAAATCCTGATCTTTGCCATTGAGGAGATAAACAGAAGTGTACAATTGCTACCAAATATTTCAATTGGTTATAGAATCTATGATACCTGTGGTTCAAGACAGTCTACCATGAGTGCAATTATGGGACTAATGAATGGTCAGGAGTTTGGAGCAGGTGAGAGATGTAATGGACGGTCTCCTATACATGCAATCATTGGTGAATCAGAGTCTTCTGCAACAGTGATACTGTCCAGAACTACGGGACCTTTTAAAATTCCAGTG ataAGTCACTCAGCCTCATGTGAATGTCTCAGTAATAAGAAAGACTACCCATCATTCTTCAGGACTATGGCTAGTGATTACCATCAGAGCAGAGCACTTGCTTATCTAGTTAAGGACTTAGGCTGGTCTTGGGTGGGAGCTGTGAGCAGTGACAATGAATATGGAAACTATGGAATGTCCATATTTCTGAAAATAGCCCAAGAAGTGGGGATTTGTGTAGAATATTATGCCAAATTCTACCGAACAGAGGCAGAAAATCTCCATAAAGCAGTGAATATGATTAAAAAAGGCACAGCAAAAGTAATTGTTGCTTTTGTTTCACTTCCAGAAATGGGCATACTTGTTGATCAGTTAAGCATTGAGAACATTACAGGACTCCAAATGATTGGTGTGAAATCATGGATAACTGTAAAAAGTTTCATCACTCCAAGCAGCTTTCATGTGCTTAAAGGGTCATTGGGGATTGCGGTGAAAAAAATCAGTGTTGAAGGCTTTGCTGAATATGCCATTAACGAATTTTGGAAAAAAGGTTTTCCATGTTTAAAGAGTGAGGTTAATTCATCTCGATATGCATTAAGTTGTAGCAGATATGAGGATCTCTTTGTGCTAAAATCAATCAGTGAGGATGTGCCTGAACAAAGATATGCAAGCTACGTGTACAAAGCAGTTTATGCTGTGGCACATTCATTACACAGTCTATTCAATTGTAAAGAACACGAAGGTTGTGAGAAAGACCTGACAATACAACCACAGCAG GTTGTTGAGGCTTTAAAAAAGGTCAAGTTCACCATAAAAACAGGGGATCATGTGTGGTTTGACAGCACTGGTGCCGCTGTAGCCCAATATGATGTTGTAAATTTACAGCTGGACTCATATGGTTCAACACTTTTTAAATCAGTGGGATACTATGATGCTTCATTGCCCCCTGAACAGCAGTTTGTGCTAAACACTACAAACATCATTTGGGCTGGAGGAGAG AAGGTGAGGTCCGTGTGCAGTGAAAGCTGTCCTCCAGGCACCAGGAAAGCTACACAGAAAGGAAGACCTGTCTGCTGTTATGACTGTATTCAATGTGCAGATGGAGAAATTAGTAATGAGACAG ATTCGAATAATTGCAAACAGTGCCCAGAGGAATACTGGCCTAATACTGAGAAAAGTAAATGTGTGTTAAAGATTGTAGAGTTTCTTTCATTCACAGAGCTTATGGGCATCGTGTTAGTTATTTTTTCACTGTTTGGGGTAACATTGACTGTATTGGTGACCTTCCTGTtttacagcaagaaggacacTCCTATAGTAAAAGCCAACAACTCAGAGCTGAGCTTCCTGCTCCTCTTCTCACTGACTCTGTGTTTCCTCTGTTCACTCACTTTCATTGGCCGTCCCACTGAGTGGTCCTGTATGTTGCGTCACACAACATTTGGGATCACTTTTGTCCTCTGTATCTCTTGTATTCTGGGAAAAACAATAGTGGTGTTAATGGCTTTCAGAGCTACAATTCCAGGTAATAATATGATAAAATGGTTTGGTCCTGTACAACAACGACTCAGTGTTCTTGCTTTTACGCTTATACAGATTCTTATATGTGTGGTTTGGCTGACAATTTCACCTCCATTTCCaagcaaaaacattaaatattataaagaaaAGATTATTCTTGAGTGCAGTCTGGGTTCTACTATAGGTTTCTGGATTGTTCTGGGCTATATTGGCTTGCTAGCTGTCTTGTGCTTCATTTTGGCTTTTTTGGCTCGCACATTGCCTGACAACTTTAATGAAGCAAAATTCATCACATTCAGTATACTCATATTCTGTGCAGTATGGATCACATTTATTCCAGCGTATGTCAGTTCTCCTGGAAAATTGACTGTAGCTGTGGAGATATTTGCCATTTTAGCCTCGAGCTTTGGCTTACTTTTTTGCATATTTGCACCTAAATGTTACATTATCCTGTTCAAGCCTGAACAAAATACAAAGCAACATATAATGGGAAAAACAATATCCAAGAACTGA
- the olfcg3 gene encoding olfactory receptor CG3 precursor: protein MLLFLYTLLLFHHLHTKAGNTLCRIMGDPQYPLLSTDGDITIGALFPVHSTETLPSFEFTKQPQLLSCSSVYLRDFRLAQILIFAIEEINRSVQLLPNISIGYRIYDTCGSRQSTMSAIMGLMNGQEFGAGERCNGRSPIHAIIGESESSATVILSRTTGPFKIPVISHSASCECLSNKKDYPSFFRTMASDYHQSRALAYLVKDLGWSWVGAVSSDNEYGNYGMSIFLKIAQEVGICVEYYAKFYRTEAENLHKAVNMIKKGTAKVIVAFVSLPEMGILVDQLSIENITGLQMIGVKSWITVKSFITPSSFHVLKGSLGIAVKKISVEGFAEYAINEFWKKGFPCLKSEVNSSRYALSCSRYEDLFVLKSISEDVPEQRYASYVYKAVYAVAHSLHSLFNCKEHEGCEKDLTIQPQQVVEALKKVKFTIKTGDHVWFDSTGAAVAQYDVVNLQLDSYGSTLFKSVGYYDASLPPEQQFVLNTTNIIWAGGEQKVRSVCSESCPPGTRKATQKGRPVCCYDCIQCADGEISNETDSNNCKQCPEEYWPNTEKSKCVLKIVEFLSFTELMGIVLVIFSLFGVTLTVLVTFLFYSKKDTPIVKANNSELSFLLLFSLTLCFLCSLTFIGRPTEWSCMLRHTTFGITFVLCISCILGKTIVVLMAFRATIPGNNMIKWFGPVQQRLSVLAFTLIQILICVVWLTISPPFPSKNIKYYKEKIILECSLGSTIGFWIVLGYIGLLAVLCFILAFLARTLPDNFNEAKFITFSILIFCAVWITFIPAYVSSPGKLTVAVEIFAILASSFGLLFCIFAPKCYIILFKPEQNTKQHIMGKTISKN from the exons ATGCTTCTCTTTCTTTACACACTCCTGCTTTTCCATCACCTTCACACTAAGGCTGGAAACACTCTTTGCCGAATAATGGGAGACCCTCAATATCCACTGCTTTCCACAGATGGAGACATAACTATTGGAGCTCTTTTTCCAGTCCACAGCACAGAAACATTGCCTTCATTTGAATTTACAAAACAACCTCAGCTTCTATCATGCTCCag TGTGTACCTGAGAGATTTTCGTCTGGCACAAATCCTGATCTTTGCCATTGAGGAGATAAACAGAAGTGTACAATTGCTACCAAATATTTCAATTGGTTATAGAATCTATGATACCTGTGGTTCAAGACAGTCTACCATGAGTGCAATTATGGGACTAATGAATGGTCAGGAGTTTGGAGCAGGTGAGAGATGTAATGGACGGTCTCCTATACATGCAATCATTGGTGAATCAGAGTCTTCTGCAACAGTGATACTGTCCAGAACTACGGGACCTTTTAAAATTCCAGTG ataAGTCACTCAGCCTCATGTGAATGTCTCAGTAATAAGAAAGACTACCCATCATTCTTCAGGACTATGGCTAGTGATTACCATCAGAGCAGAGCACTTGCTTATCTAGTTAAGGACTTAGGCTGGTCTTGGGTGGGAGCTGTGAGCAGTGACAATGAATATGGAAACTATGGAATGTCCATATTTCTGAAAATAGCCCAAGAAGTGGGGATTTGTGTAGAATATTATGCCAAATTCTACCGAACAGAGGCAGAAAATCTCCATAAAGCAGTGAATATGATTAAAAAAGGCACAGCAAAAGTAATTGTTGCTTTTGTTTCACTTCCAGAAATGGGCATACTTGTTGATCAGTTAAGCATTGAGAACATTACAGGACTCCAAATGATTGGTGTGAAATCATGGATAACTGTAAAAAGTTTCATCACTCCAAGCAGCTTTCATGTGCTTAAAGGGTCATTGGGGATTGCGGTGAAAAAAATCAGTGTTGAAGGCTTTGCTGAATATGCCATTAACGAATTTTGGAAAAAAGGTTTTCCATGTTTAAAGAGTGAGGTTAATTCATCTCGATATGCATTAAGTTGTAGCAGATATGAGGATCTCTTTGTGCTAAAATCAATCAGTGAGGATGTGCCTGAACAAAGATATGCAAGCTACGTGTACAAAGCAGTTTATGCTGTGGCACATTCATTACACAGTCTATTCAATTGTAAAGAACACGAAGGTTGTGAGAAAGACCTGACAATACAACCACAGCAG GTTGTTGAGGCTTTAAAAAAGGTCAAGTTCACCATAAAAACAGGGGATCATGTGTGGTTTGACAGCACTGGTGCCGCTGTAGCCCAATATGATGTTGTAAATTTACAGCTGGACTCATATGGTTCAACACTTTTTAAATCAGTGGGATACTATGATGCTTCATTGCCCCCTGAACAGCAGTTTGTGCTAAACACTACAAACATCATTTGGGCTGGAGGAGAG CAGAAGGTGAGGTCCGTGTGCAGTGAAAGCTGTCCTCCAGGCACCAGGAAAGCTACACAGAAAGGAAGACCTGTCTGCTGTTATGACTGTATTCAATGTGCAGATGGAGAAATTAGTAATGAGACAG ATTCGAATAATTGCAAACAGTGCCCAGAGGAATACTGGCCTAATACTGAGAAAAGTAAATGTGTGTTAAAGATTGTAGAGTTTCTTTCATTCACAGAGCTTATGGGCATCGTGTTAGTTATTTTTTCACTGTTTGGGGTAACATTGACTGTATTGGTGACCTTCCTGTtttacagcaagaaggacacTCCTATAGTAAAAGCCAACAACTCAGAGCTGAGCTTCCTGCTCCTCTTCTCACTGACTCTGTGTTTCCTCTGTTCACTCACTTTCATTGGCCGTCCCACTGAGTGGTCCTGTATGTTGCGTCACACAACATTTGGGATCACTTTTGTCCTCTGTATCTCTTGTATTCTGGGAAAAACAATAGTGGTGTTAATGGCTTTCAGAGCTACAATTCCAGGTAATAATATGATAAAATGGTTTGGTCCTGTACAACAACGACTCAGTGTTCTTGCTTTTACGCTTATACAGATTCTTATATGTGTGGTTTGGCTGACAATTTCACCTCCATTTCCaagcaaaaacattaaatattataaagaaaAGATTATTCTTGAGTGCAGTCTGGGTTCTACTATAGGTTTCTGGATTGTTCTGGGCTATATTGGCTTGCTAGCTGTCTTGTGCTTCATTTTGGCTTTTTTGGCTCGCACATTGCCTGACAACTTTAATGAAGCAAAATTCATCACATTCAGTATACTCATATTCTGTGCAGTATGGATCACATTTATTCCAGCGTATGTCAGTTCTCCTGGAAAATTGACTGTAGCTGTGGAGATATTTGCCATTTTAGCCTCGAGCTTTGGCTTACTTTTTTGCATATTTGCACCTAAATGTTACATTATCCTGTTCAAGCCTGAACAAAATACAAAGCAACATATAATGGGAAAAACAATATCCAAGAACTGA